Proteins from one Muntiacus reevesi chromosome X, mMunRee1.1, whole genome shotgun sequence genomic window:
- the LOC136153911 gene encoding uncharacterized protein CXorf49 homolog: MSSPDDEVSVSGAGCGSECGEQTSGLEAGSIAPRGPGPSPEPGAPRSGEGEGGNGFPDPEGFESDREVLEAGGPVLQGRERRPGSLADDQGDALQLADESVAAILQQLADLNDVLGTRRYLSQESYAVGEVSALRDLEARPRSRGGAAQSCGEAAQAEAGPLRVGGPKAGRAWGNPKKGTKSRLNVAVNCQWPPSESTAGLLSDPESSDEFSKIERMRVSIYPKDGGQAKLNSPEDPGNTPRRLHVQGRENLLNVPDTCLSSIPRGLISVVERQGRQGDAEQEDTSPPRKIQSVLWGKGGSLSSYLGVAVASAPAAATTGSLPRPTPRRKGVQEKKSLGGVSKPAVGRNFPSWGQRISGTPLEPATFPPISGIPLLGSSKKYALVLWGAEEYKHTGTGKKPVARQARESVAAIAVSGEDNDLNRDPFPKGQLTTDRPWSSCPWVHHGEPSSTNLIISGTQYSGNSEPVAMNKGEVMPRGPGPSGDREPTDHPPRRKGQQQPLGRQGCPRCLVLQREIDDLKDQLASMRYLADKFQIV; encoded by the exons atgagctccccagatgatgaggTGTCTGTTTCGGGAGCGGGTTGTGGCTCAGAGTGCGGGGAGCAGACCAGCGGCCTTGAGGCCGGCTCCATAGCCCCGCGGGGACCcggccccagcccagagcctggggCACCACGAAGCGGCGAAGGTGAGGGCGGGAATGGCTTCCCAGACCCTGAGGGCTTCGAGTCAGATCGGGAGGTGCTGGAAGCGGGAGGGCCGGTGCTGCAGGGCCGCGAACGCCGGCCTGGCTCCCTGGCCGACGACCAGGGGGacgccctgcagctggctgacgagtcagtgGCGGCCATCCTGCAGCAGCTGGCCGACCTGAACGACGTGCTGGGCACCCGCAGATACCTGTCCCAGGAGAGCTACGCGGTCGGCGAAGTGTCTGCCTTGCGGGACCTCGAGGCGCGACCCCGCAGTCGAGGCGGTGCAGCCCAGAGTTGTGGGGAGGCCGCACAGGCTGAGGCTGGCCCTCTGCGggtcggcgggcccaaggcaggccgggcctgggggaaccctaagaaaggcactaagagtaggttgaacgtggctgTGAATTGCCAGTGGCCTCCGTCAGAAAGCACAGCCGGGCTGCTGTCCGACCCCGAGTCCTCCGATGAATTCAGTAAGATAGAGCGgatgagggtgagcatttatcccaaagaCGGAGGCCAGGCCAAGCTCAACAGCCCCGAAGATCCTGGGAACACACCCAGACGCTTGCATGTCCAAGGCAGGGAGAATCTCCTTAATGTGCCAGACACTTGCCTATCCTCGATTCCGCGAGGATTAATTTCGGTTGTGGaaaggcagggcaggcagggcgatgcagagcaggaggacaccTCTCCCCCTAGAAAAATACAGAgcgtgctctgggggaaggggggcagccTGTCCAGCTACCTGGGAGTGGCAGTAGCATCAGCTCCTGCAGCTGCCACTACAGGCAGCCTGCCGCGGCCCACTCCTAGAaggaagggggtccaggagaagaaGTCCCTTGGGGGCGTCTCCAAACCTGCCGTGGGGAGAAACTTCCCTTCCTGGGGGCAAAGAATCTCAGGCACTCCCCTGGAACCGGCCACCTTCCCCCCAATTTCTGGCATCCCGCTGCTCGGGAGTTCCAAGAAGTATGCCTTGGTCCTTTGGGGAGCTGAAGAATACAAGCACACCGGTACTGGGAAGAAACCCGTGGCTAGGCAGGCCCGGGAGTCGGTGGCAGCAATTGCGGTGTCGGGAGAAGACAACGACCTAAATAGAGACCCATTCCCAAAGGGCCAA CTGACCACTGACAGGCCATGGTCATCTTGTCCATGGGTGCATCATGGAGAACCCAGTAGCACCAATCTCATCATCAGTGGCACACAGtattcaggaaactcagagcccgtggccatgaacaagggagaagtcatgcccagagggcctggcccctcag gtgaccGGGAACCAACTGACCATCCCCCAAGACGGAAAGGGCAGCAGCAGCCACTCGGAAGGCAGGGGTGTCCTCGG tgtctggtgcttcagagagaaatagacgaccttaaggatcaacttg cctccatgcggtacctggctgacaagttccagatcgtttga